In Solenopsis invicta isolate M01_SB chromosome 1, UNIL_Sinv_3.0, whole genome shotgun sequence, one genomic interval encodes:
- the LOC120358344 gene encoding protein FAM170B-like has protein sequence MESSIQAVHMMLQELQQQRQQPQQQIDRLEQAVNLLLQRQMPQQEQPQQEQPLQEQPLQEQPLQEQPLQEQSQQQLQQQQNNIRRNGPGHGRSRARWYRQRGILGGRGGRGRGRRGRDGQRRGRGVGGTTIIYKYYNTYNK, from the exons ATGGAAAGTAGTATTCAGGCCGTGCACATGATGCTGCAGGAGTTGCAGCAACAGCGGCAGCAACCGCAGCAGCAGATTGACCGCTTAGAACAAGCGGTCAATCTGCTGTTACAACGGCAAATGCCGCAACAGGAGCAACCACAGCAGGAGCAGCCGCTGCAGGAGCAGCCGCTGCAAGAGCAACCGCTGCAGGAGCAACCGCTGCAGGAGCAATCCCAGCAGCAATTGCAACAGCagcaaaataata tCCGTCGAAACGGACCAGGGCATGGGCGTTCCCGCGCCCGCTGGTACCGCCAACGCGGAATCCTCGGCGGCAGAGGCGGGAGAGGCAGAGGCAGGAGAGGAAGGGATGGACAAAGAAGAGGAAGGGGTGTAGGCGGTACAAcgattatatacaaatattataatacatataataaataa
- the LOC120358454 gene encoding uncharacterized protein LOC120358454, with protein sequence NDKAVMVSPSRTYYSPEKCRLRKRITFLKQHYKKKMRNLQQNVRRKANRITTLKCLLNTLKQKNLLNNEEADILETLDESNGKLFKQLIKQKNKCLPRKYDEQLRTFALTIHYYSPRAYEYVRSKFNSCLLHVKTIAKWYHSIEGKPGISSEALNCIKQRVKSTDYPLVGSLIFDEMAIRQHVEYDGSKFCG encoded by the coding sequence AACGACAAAGCAGTCATGGTATCACCTAGCAGAACATATTACTCTCCTGAGAAATGTAGACTGAGGaaaagaataacatttttgaaacagcattataaaaagaaaatgcgaaACTTACAACAAAATGTGCGTCGAAAAGCTAATCGGATAACAacgttaaaatgtttattgaatacattaaaacaaaaaaatttactaaataatGAAGAAGCTGATATTCTAGAAACTTTGGATGAATCGAATGgtaaactttttaaacaattaataaagcaGAAAAACAAATGTTTGCCTAGAAAATATGATGAGCAATTGCGCACTTTTGCTTTAACTATACATTATTATTCTCCACGTGCATATGAATATGTTCGctctaaatttaattcttgcTTGCTACATGTAAAAACTATTGCTAAATGGTATCATAGCATTGAAGGAAAACCTGGTATTAGTTCGGAAGCATTGAATTGTATTAAGCAACGTGTAAAAAGTACAGATTATCCATTAGTAGGATccttaatttttgatgaaatggCAATTCGACAGCATGTGGAATATGATGGTTCAAAATTTTGTGGTTAA